The window CTCGTTAATTCCTTGCTCCTGGGAGCGGCTACCGTAGTGACCACTTCGATCATCGGCATTGCCATCGCCTTTCTTTTGCTGCGCTATGATTTTCTGGGCAGACGGCTTTTTTCTTATCTCACCATCATCCCGATGATTATGCCGCCCCTGGTCGGCGTCATGGGCTTCACCTTCATCCTGGGGCGGGCCGGGACCGTGAACATTCTTCTCCAGGATTATCTGGGCTTTCTCCAACCGATCAACTTCATGTATGGAATCCACGGTGTGCTTCTCGTGGAGACGCTCCACCTCTTTCCCCTCATGACCCTCAGCCTCGTGGATGCCATGGGCAAGATATCCCCCTCTCTCGACGAGGCGGCCGAGAGTGTCGGTTCCCGGGGGATTCGCAAGTTCTGGGATATCACCTTTCCGCTCACCACGCCGGGCTATGTTACCGGAGCTCTCCTGGTCTTTATCTGGACCTTTGCCGATTTTGCCACCCCCCTGGTGGTGGGAGTCGATGACCTTCTGGCCTCACAGGCCTATCTCAATATCGTCCAGTTCGTGGACCGCAGACTTTTTAAAATGGGGATCGTCATCTCGGCCATCATGGTCCTTTTAGCCATCCTCTTTCTCGTCCTGGCTAAGAAATACGTGGCCATCAAAGATTATAGCTCCCTTTCCTATACCCAGATAGAGCGCAGAAAACTGTCGCCCTTGTCGCAGGTGGGCGTCTTCGTTTTTCTCCTTTTCATTCTCGTCCTGGCCTTTATCCCCTATTTCGGGATTGTCCTCGATTCCTTTGGCAAGGGCTGGGCCTTAACGCCCTTTCCGGTCAAATATACCCTCCAGTATTTCCAGCGGGTCTCTGTTGAAACACCCAAGTTTATTCTTAACAGCCTTCTCTACTCGGGCATTTCCGTAGCCATCGCCTTAGCGGTCGGGGTTCCGGCGGCCTGGGTCATGTCGCGAAC is drawn from Deltaproteobacteria bacterium and contains these coding sequences:
- a CDS encoding iron ABC transporter permease, encoding MMTTRSGSFSGVRAGGLIGYGALWAFFGIFLIYPLIRLFYDSFTTDDGVFTLTNYFQFFTDAFYLKSLVNSLLLGAATVVTTSIIGIAIAFLLLRYDFLGRRLFSYLTIIPMIMPPLVGVMGFTFILGRAGTVNILLQDYLGFLQPINFMYGIHGVLLVETLHLFPLMTLSLVDAMGKISPSLDEAAESVGSRGIRKFWDITFPLTTPGYVTGALLVFIWTFADFATPLVVGVDDLLASQAYLNIVQFVDRRLFKMGIVISAIMVLLAILFLVLAKKYVAIKDYSSLSYTQIERRKLSPLSQVGVFVFLLFILVLAFIPYFGIVLDSFGKGWALTPFPVKYTLQYFQRVSVETPKFILNSLLYSGISVAIALAVGVPAAWVMSRTKLPGREILDSLTTLILALPGTGIGIAYMRAFRDPLPFMGIPLIGLWFVIPIVLGVRRLPYTVRGTFASLLIVHRSFEEAAESVGATKVRTFKDVTLPLIWKGVLTGSLYSFILALQEASATLLLVVPGHEMMTVGIFNFYIGGSVNEAAALGLILIILGAVCLFIINRLAGSRMGGVFG